Genomic segment of Kogia breviceps isolate mKogBre1 chromosome 9, mKogBre1 haplotype 1, whole genome shotgun sequence:
GATTCAGCTGCTCCAAAGCAGTCTCCACGGCGTCACCCACATCTGCCCTGCTAGCCCCTTGCAGTGGGCACTTGGGGGCCCCGTCTGCACAGGAGAAGGTGTGCTGCTCTGTGAAGTAGTCCCAGCCCAGCACCTCAAAACGAGAGTGCGGTGTAAAAGGGGCCGGGAGCCCAATGGGCCAGCTCAGGCCTGCCTCCCCCTCAGGGGTCAGCACGGTCAGGTTCCGGATCTGAGCCTGGGTGGGAGGGATGCCCAGTTAGTGCCCCGCTACGTAGTCAGGACCCTACCCCACTCTGGCATCCCGGGACCTGAGGTCTGCCCTGACCCCAGCAGCACTCAGTGAGGCTCATCGCTTAATTCCCTGTACTTCACATTCTTTAATCGGGTAAGTGCAGAAGGCATACGAATCGTAGCCGCCTTTCACAACTGCtgtgaggaggaggtggtgggaaaTGTACTTTTGTGGAGGTTAAAGCACCCTGAAATCTAAAGCTGGGCAGTCTTTCTCTTCCATACTGAAAGCACTCGCGCTCTCTTCATCAAGAGCCCTTTGTTTGCACCTGTACCCCTCAGACAACCCCCGCGGTCAAGCAGAGAGTTCCTCTACTTTCTGCCTTTGGACCTTCTAAGAGCGGTACTGGAGGTTCAGGGACTTCTAGGTTTTTGCCTCCTCGCTGGAGAGGAATTAAAACTATTCTGtcagtacttccctggtggttaagcctccgagcttccactgcaggagacacgggtttggtccctgctcggggaactaggatcctgcgaGCTGCGCAGGGGggccaaaaaattcaaaaattaaaaaaacactactCTTagaccccaataaagatgttaaaaacaaacattaattCACTTAACTTTTataaaactcaaaaaacaaaaaaacccaaaaaccacaAACCACTATTCTGTCTAAGCACTCTACCAAGCCCGATCCTCAGAGCTCACCTGCAAACCCTTTTAAGTGCAGCCAAGTCATGCGAGGAGCTTTGATTATCTTGCGACTGACCCGGACCCCCCAGAGCCCCTTCTCCCTGGAGTCGTTTTAAACTGGGGTAGGTCAGCCTTCCTCCACCTcgcccagcctcccctcccacgTGTCATGAGCCTGGACGCCTGAAGCTCCCTCTGACCTCCGACTCTGGTCCCAGGCTCACCTGCAGCCGTTCTATTTCACTGTACGCTCGTTCCAGCTCCAGAGCACTGAAGCGCTTGTGGAGCCGGTACATGAGGGTCCCCTCGGAGACGGGGTGCACCGCAAAAGCACTCAGGAAAGCCGAGCTCCCCTCCTTCTCAGGGTCCCTATTTTTGGCCAGTTCAAACGAGCGATACTGCTGCCCCTAGAGGACCAATGAGACCAATCAATGCCACACAGGGAGGGCTGCCCGGCCTGGCCACCCTCGCCCACACTCAGCATCCACACCTATTCCTGCCACTGCTGAAGCGGGGAGGGCACGGGAGCTCACTCTGGTGTCCCCTCAACCTCGGCTTTACTCTCACCAACGGATTTTGGAAAAGAGGGTGCTAGCTAAGCAACTAAGGATGCCCTAGCCCTCGCCCCCCGCAAAGAACCCACTGTTTCTCAGAAGAATGAAAGCTGAAAGCCAGCAAATACTCCCAATactctggtctgggaggagggGCCCCTCTGGCATCATCCCCTCTTCACCAACCAAAAGGGAGGTTCCTGGGCAACCTTACCCCTCCAGGAGAGTGGCCATCTCTAGGACACTCCCAGATCATTGGTGATCGTGCAAGTGTCGGGGAAGGGGCGGGAGGCAAGGGGCCAGGTGGGAGGACTGGTGAGGGGCACCTTCTGGCTTGCTCAGAGGGTCCCTGACAAGATGCCACTTTTGACGGCCCTAGGGATCTAAGACTGTCAGAGGTGAGCAAGGGAGAGCTAGAGGGGTGACCGGGGCTGGAAAAGGCACAACGACAGCCCCAAGGTGCTGCTGGGAAAGTGCCAGCAGCACCCAGCCTCGAGGCCAGTCACTCGCTCACTACTAACTTGTCGGGGACCGGGATTAACTTGAAAGGGCTGTCACCTGGTGCTGTGAGACACAGCCGATGCCCAGAGAGTCAATGAGGCAGCGGCCAAGCCACTCATCAGGACGGGCACTGAGGATGTCTCCTCGGCAGCCATCCAGATGTGGCCACAATCGAAGCAGGAGGCTCCGTGACAACAGGTAGCCAAAGCCCCCGTGGCAGTATCGGGCCTGCTCGCCTGCGCCAATGAACTCCTCCGTCCGGCCCAGGTACAGGTCTTGGTTGATACTGAGGTGGCCAGCCAGGGCTGCCAGGCGGGGGGCCTGCACATACGTGTCATCCTGCATGACGAAGAACCAGTCGTAGTCGGCCCCAAAGTGCGTGTGAAGATGGCGCAGGGTCTCGGACATGAGCCAGGCTGGCCGTTCGTCCCCGTGAGATACCACCTGCATCCCTGCCGGAGTCCGGGCCGCTCGCTGCCCAGTGAAGTAGAGTAACCGAGGGAAGTGGTGAGCCACCGTGCGGTTCACAGCCACAGCCAGAGTGGACAGTGTGGCCCGGGAGGTCAGGACAGCCACCAGCAACCGCTCGCGAGAGCCCAGCTCTGTCTGGATGTACCGAGTCCTGTAGGGAGACCAGCAGGCCAAGGGTCAACTCCTTAGTCTTTAGGAACTCAGTGCGTCCAGCATATACATCCCCCTAGGGATTAGTGAGTTGGAAttgagaaaagagaagggagagaccTCCTCATCCATATTAATGAGCTACTGGAGTGAACATCCACTGAGTAGCTGACACTGGGACTGATTTGGGGAGAGGTCAACCAAGGCTGGATGAGATGGGTTAGATGCAATTCCTGCCCTGTGGAAGAACATCCAACCACTAATTTAACACCAATGGGTGAGGCTTTCTCAGgcctgaggaggaggaagaaactgGACCAAACCCTGATGGATAACAAGGCAAAGAATTGCTTCAAGGAGCCTACAATGATTACCAGTGAAGGCAGAGGCAAGGACTTAGGAGCAGCCCTAAACTGGGGTCTGGGGACTATGCACACACGTAACTCTCACCTTAGCACCTTCTTGTAGGGCTTGTTGGGATCCCTGTAGTAGGGGACAATCCGGGGTTTGAAGTCTTCATCACTTTGGTCAAGCTGAGTTCCTGAGTCTAGATTCTGTGGCCCTCCTGGTTCCCCCACAGCCACTACACAGGGATCTTCTTCCTCACCCTGGATCCAGGAAACCCGCAAGAGGCTCAGGCTGCACCCCAGAGACAGCCCTAGGATGAGGGGCAGTGCTGGTCGCAGCAGAGCCAACACTGAGCTCAGTCGCATGGCGGTGGGCCCTGCCATGTGCGTGCCCCAGAGGGCACAGCCTCAAGGATCGATCAGTGGGTAAATGGGCACCTAGCCGGGAGTAGGTCTGCAGTTTTGACAAGGAAACCTTGGGTCAAGGAGGTCAACAAGAGAACAAGGCATGTTTGCTTCCAGGCCCAGTATCCCCGGGAAATGTCTGCCTGGCCTTCTGTTGTCAAGGTGCTGGATCTAACCCTCActccaaatagtaaatattagaATCAATTTCACCCACTCATGGTGAGGCTTCCAGTAAAAACAGGAGGAAATAAAACTCAATCCTGTCAAACCTAACCCCAAAAGGACTACATGCATCTGTAGACTGGATCTAAGCCAAGAGATGGCAGCAACCGATAAAGGTGGGCTTGGGGAAAAGCGCATGCATGCCCCATCAACACAACAGCCCCCGGTTAGAGGAATTTAACTCCACAGGCCTTTCCCAAAAAGCGCCTGGCGGGGGGCACGTCTCACTCAGTTTACTGCAGGGGCTGCTGACTGGCTGCTTAAGGCCGGCACTGGGATGGGCTCAGGGCCTTTCCACTCTATTCCCGAGTGCTAAGGAAACATCTGGCTAGGGTGCCCACCCCTCCCAGTAGTCAGGAGTGGTCAGGAGCCACTGGCACGGCGCACAGAAGTTCTGCCCACCTAACGAGGCGGACGGAGGATATGGTGACTCAGCACGAAGAGCCTCTCAGAGGAGCACAATGGCTGATGAAGCCACTCTGCAGAGCGTTCTTCTCTGAATCCCCGCTGCTGAGAGGCTGGTGCTGCCCGCCATCCTCTGAGAAGAGACGGGAGGCCAAGGACAGTAACCCCGGCCGCGTAAGAGCGATTCGGTGTTTGGTTTTACCAGAGCCCCGGGTACCCAAACCGAACCAAACCAAACCGAGAAGAGAAGCAGCTAGCGACAACGCAGGGATACTGTGAAGGCACACGGATGCTCGGCTGGCTTCCGGTGCGCCCGCTGTCAAGCCCGGCGCCCCTGTCTACCTCTCAGCAATCAAAGAGCAACTCTAGTCTAGAAGGAAGGCCCAAAGCGAGTGTTAGCCGTTAGTCTcacaacagaaataaaactgGCTGCGTCACGGGGCTGTAGAGGAGGGGCAGGGAAACCCCGTTCGTTCTGGCGACGGGAATGGAGATCGCGGCGGGGAGAGGAGGCCAAAGACCCCGTTCTCAGGCCCGTCAGCGGGGGCAAAAGCCCTGCCTGCGCCAGTGGGCGAAGGACAACGAGGGACACCCCGAGGCCCACAGGGGGAGTCCCCTGCAGCCGAGCCAGGGGCGGCGGCGGGAGGATAACGGGCGGCCGGGGTATGGCGGCCGCGGCCAGCCCGGTCCCGGGGAGTGGGGGTGAAGGCGTGGGGCTGGGAAGTGCTCCTGTCCTCCGGAGCGGCGCCCCCGACGCCCCTTGCAGGGGTAGGGCGGGGAAGGGGGAACAGACCCCAGGGCCCGAGGCGCCGGCTCCGCCGCTGCAGCTGCTGCCACCTCACAGCCTGGCCCGTTCCTTCCTCTTCCGCTCGCTGTCAATCCCCGTCTCTATGGTGACCGCATCCGGCCGCTCGCTCCACCGCCGCCCTCTCTGTGGTCGTCCCGCCCCCTCTCTGCGCCACGTACCCGCCGTGGGGTGACGTGCTCGTCCCGCCAGTCTCCCGCCCCTCGCCCCCCAACAACAGGCTGCGTTCCACAGACGCTAATCTGAGTGAACCCAGCACGGACCCAAAGGTGACGCAAGCTTCAACCTCAACACCCTTCTGCCCTAGAAAAAATTACTCTCCCTCAGTGAGCGCGCTTCTGCCTCCTTGACGACTGCTCCCAATGGGCTTCCCGAACCGCATCACCCACTCAGttatttcagaaatgtttattgtttGCCTGCTAAATTCCAGATCATCGTAAAGGAGTGGTAGACGAGGTgggcatggtccctgccctcaggtaGCTGAGAGTTGCGGGAGACAGGCATTAAAGACACATtgacaaaaaaaaagtataaatttagGTGGAAGTCACAAACTGTCATAAGAACTATTCCAGAAAAGTAGACTCCAGTGGAGAAACAGGACAACAAGATTTAGACTGAGAATTTGGGAATCCTGAGATCCAAAGTTTCAGTAAATTACCCAGACAAAAAGTGAAGAGGAGTTTTCCAGGCAAAGAGCAGAACACAGAAGGCTCTGAATAGGGAAGAGATTGGCCCAGAGAACTGGGAAGGCCAAAGTCGCAAAAGCCTGGTGAGTGAGGGGAAAACAGGTCAAGGGAGGCTGGAAGGCAGGCGGGGCCTTCAAACAAGTATGGTGGGTTCCCACCCAGGACGACACATCCCTAGGGAGTAATTTGGAAGTGCAATTTTGTTGTCAAATGGttgagggggggcttccctggtggcgcagtggttgagagtctgcccgccgatgcaggggacatgggttcatgcccccggtctgggaggatcccacatgccgcggggcggctgggcccgtgagccatggccgctgagcctgcgcgtccagagcctgtgctccgcaacgggagaggccagcagtgagaggcccgcgtgcaacaacaacaacaacaaaatggttgAGGGGAGGAGCAAGAATGCTAGATGTCTTATACATTGCAAGATCATATCACACTAGAAAGAATTATCTGTCCTACAtagctttctttgtttttgttttttttttcagccgtGCCGTGGggcatgcagggtcttagttccccaaccagggattcaacctgcgccccctgcagtggaagcccagagtcttaacctctggaccctccagggaagtccctgtcctacGTAGCTTTCAAATATGTCCTACTGAACAATCttgttagtgaaaaaaaaaaaaaaaaagttccaatcATCTAATCCTTGagcctgttttatatataaaaattaagtaattttgcAGGGTTGTAATATGTGCTGAATTTTCAAGGAATGGAACTATCGTGAAAATGGAAGGAACATTGTACTTTCATTTTGTCCAGGAATGTACTTGTTAACATGTTGGAGAACTGTATCATGCACAGCAATGTCATTCCTAGTGTTGTGTCTGCATTTGTACTGTCACATTCACGCTGGTACTACATTAGGTACAAGCATCTGGCTAATGTTTTCTAGCATACTGAAATaacattattcttttattataaagtatttccttttcttctttctgttgtcATTGCACTGTAATTTTTTGAAATTGTGTAGTTATGTGACATATGAACTTTATTCCAAAACAGGATGTGTTTTCAAACACATGAACTTTATTTCAAAACAGGGAGTGTTCCTTGAAAAGTTTGTTATTAAAAGGGAACATTGGGGTTGGTAGAATCAAGAACCCATATAGGAGGCACATGAGATGGAATGCACCAGCACCTTTACCCTTTACTGTGTTTCGGTCTTATCCTCAGATAGACAGCAATTTGATCTCCCCTCAGCAACTGGCACATAACAGGTGGTAAATGAATGGCTTGTTAGAAGACTCTGGGAAGCATAGTAGAAACACTCATCTAGAGGTTGAAAGATACAGGTTCCAGACCAGCATTGTCCAATGGAAATACaatgtgagggacttccctggtggtccagtggctaagactccgagctcccaatgcaggggggcacgGCTTTGATCCccgatcagggaactagatcccgcgtgccaccactaagacctgatgcagccaaataaataaataaataaaaatattctcaaaagaACGAAATATAACATGGGCCgcatatgtacattttaaatattctggtggccacattttaaagtatttatttaattgaagtatagttgatttacactgttgtgttagtttcacgaggacagcaaagtgattcatttagatatagatatattctttttcagattctttcccattataggttattacaagataatgaatgtagttccctgtgctctacagtaggcccttgtttatctattttatatacagtggtgtgtatcccaaactcctaatttatccctcccacccctttcccctttggtaaccataaatttgctcTCTCTGtttgtgagcctgtttctgttttgtaaataaattcatttgtatcagtttgtcattccacatataagtgatatcatatgatatttgtcgggcttccctggtggcgcagtggttgagagtccgcctgccgatgcaggggacgtgggttcgcgccccagtccgggaagatcccacatgccgcggagcggctgggcccgtgagccatggccgctgagcctgcgcgtccggagcctgtgctccgcaacgggagaggccacagcagtgagaggcccgcataccgcaaaaaaaaaaaaaaaaaaaaaaaaaaaaaagatatttgtctttctctgcctgacttcatttagtatgataatctctaggtgtatccatgttgctgcaaatggcaatatttttttaaaatttattgaagtatagttgatttacagtgttgtgttaatttctgctgtacagaaaagtgattcagttattttatatatatatatacattcttttcatattccttttcattagggtttatcacaggagattgaatatagttccctgtgctatacagtagcacagggaactatattgttCCTTGTTGTTTTTCCAGTCTATATAtactggtttgcatctgctaatcccaggcTCCCAATCCatgcctcccccacccaccctcccccttggcaaccacaagtctgttttctatgtctgtgaatctgtttctgttttatagataagttcatttgtgtcatattttagattccacatataagtggtatcatatggtatttgtctttctgacttaattctcctagtgtgataatctctagatccatccatgttgctacaaatggcattatttcattcttttttatggctgagtagtattccattgcatatatgtaccccatcttctttatcctgcaaatggcaatattttccttttttaatgtctgagtaatattcatatagatatagatctagatctagatataacacatctttttcttttttatccattcatctgttgatggacacttaggttgcttccatgtcttggctgttgtaaatggtgctgctgtgaacattggggtgcctgtatcttttcaaattagagttttcatcttttctggatatgtgcccaggattgggattgctggatcatatggtagttctatttttactttttaaaggaacctccatactgttttccatagggctgcaccaatttacattcctaccagcagtgtaggagggttcccttttctccacaccctctccagcatttcttatttgtagattttttgatggtggccattctgactggtgtgaagtgatactcataatagttttgacttgcatttctctaataattagtgatgttaagcatcttttcatgtggccacagtttttaaagaagcaaaatgaaacaggtgaaattaattttaataatatattttatagtattcAATATATCCCAAATGTTAACACTTCAAcgtgtaatcaatataaaaaattgagatatttgatattctttttcttttgcacatgcAATCTTTGAAATCCAATGCCTATTTCA
This window contains:
- the CHPF2 gene encoding chondroitin sulfate glucuronyltransferase isoform X1 → MAGPTAMRLSSVLALLRPALPLILGLSLGCSLSLLRVSWIQGEEEDPCVVAVGEPGGPQNLDSGTQLDQSDEDFKPRIVPYYRDPNKPYKKVLRTRYIQTELGSRERLLVAVLTSRATLSTLAVAVNRTVAHHFPRLLYFTGQRAARTPAGMQVVSHGDERPAWLMSETLRHLHTHFGADYDWFFVMQDDTYVQAPRLAALAGHLSINQDLYLGRTEEFIGAGEQARYCHGGFGYLLSRSLLLRLWPHLDGCRGDILSARPDEWLGRCLIDSLGIGCVSQHQGQQYRSFELAKNRDPEKEGSSAFLSAFAVHPVSEGTLMYRLHKRFSALELERAYSEIERLQAQIRNLTVLTPEGEAGLSWPIGLPAPFTPHSRFEVLGWDYFTEQHTFSCADGAPKCPLQGASRADVGDAVETALEQLNRRYQPRLRFQKQRLLNGYRRFDPARGMEYTLDLLLEAVTQRGHRRALARRVSLLRPLSRVEILPMPYVTEATRVQLVLPLSVAEAAAAPAFLEAFAAGVLEPREHALLTLVLVYGPREGGRGAPDPFLGVKAAAAELERRYPGARLAWLAVRAEAPSQVRLLDVVSKKHPVDTLFFLTTVWTRPGPEVLNRCRMNAISGWQAFFPVHFQEFSPALAPQRSPQGPPGAGPDPPSPAGADPARGAPAGGRFDRQASAEGCFYNADYLAARARLAGELAGQEEEEALEGLEVMDVFLRFSGLHLFRAVEPGLVQKFSVRDCSPRLSEELYHRCRLSNLEGLGGRAQLAVALFEQEQANST